One Desulfovibrio fairfieldensis genomic window carries:
- a CDS encoding class I SAM-dependent DNA methyltransferase, translating to MFEDYAKYYNLLYQDKNYAEETDFVLGLLTNDNRALHSLLDLGCGTGRHALELGKKGLAVEGVDISETMLDMGRQMLSAVRPAPADLPVLREGDIRAVRLGKTFDAVICLFHVMSYQNNDEDARALLSTAWEHLKPGGLFLFDFWHAPCVFKVQPEHRIKVMENEEIHILREATPTWNSAGNIVTVHYDMTQTRKEDGSVFTFSEDHPMRCWYPEELRGLARTGFAFLAEDGWLKEQAPIDEDWAAWMLLRKTPQKNLL from the coding sequence AAGTACTATAATCTGCTGTACCAGGACAAAAATTACGCGGAAGAAACGGATTTTGTACTGGGGCTGTTGACCAATGATAATCGCGCGCTCCACAGCCTACTTGACCTTGGCTGCGGCACAGGCCGCCATGCTCTGGAGCTGGGCAAGAAGGGACTTGCCGTGGAAGGGGTGGACATCTCGGAAACAATGCTTGACATGGGCCGCCAGATGCTTTCGGCCGTACGGCCCGCGCCTGCCGATCTTCCCGTGCTCCGTGAAGGCGACATCCGCGCTGTGCGACTAGGCAAAACCTTTGATGCCGTCATCTGTCTGTTTCACGTCATGAGTTACCAAAACAACGACGAAGACGCCCGCGCTCTCTTGAGCACCGCGTGGGAGCATCTGAAGCCGGGCGGCCTTTTTCTCTTTGATTTCTGGCACGCCCCCTGCGTGTTCAAGGTTCAACCGGAACACCGCATCAAAGTCATGGAAAATGAAGAAATACACATCCTCAGGGAAGCTACACCCACATGGAATAGTGCGGGCAATATCGTCACTGTGCACTATGACATGACCCAGACCCGCAAGGAGGACGGCAGCGTTTTTACCTTCAGCGAGGACCACCCCATGCGCTGCTGGTATCCTGAGGAGCTGCGCGGCCTCGCCCGCACCGGCTTTGCCTTCCTGGCCGAAGACGGCTGGCTCAAAGAGCAAGCGCCTATTGATGAGGATTGGGCTGCCTGGATGCTGTTGCGGAAAACACCACAAAAAAATCTACTATGA